The following proteins are encoded in a genomic region of Leifsonia psychrotolerans:
- a CDS encoding aminotransferase, whose protein sequence is MFDFFEGRELVRPAVTMAEAQTIATDLFGLVGPTTVTELGSQQDRNFRIDHTDVDGVTSYLLKVDNALFSEQELSAQGAAMEHLAGSGLRIPTPIAGVDGRTRQYFASPTGPLPVRMFSFLHGGSLAEVKHFDTSVIGELGEISATVARALATFPVDGLDRTLQWDLRNAHRVIRHLIGSVPDAARSATLSGIAAEAAERVARVAGALRVQPIHGDVTDDNVICARQSNGRLMPDGVIDFGDLGLGWLVAELAVTTASVLHHVPDEPFAVFEVVRRFNEVLPLTDEEIAVIWPLVVLRGAVLVVSGEHQTSIEAGNSYAEERMGLEWEVFAAASRIGWDEAEAMIRWAIGRPTAERSAAEPAAGASLIRGLRAEAVEVLDLGTTSPMLNDGRWLDADVEWALALGALDAHGSPDPVIVAPYGQYRLTRSTPDLQTEPATFSLIAELFLTAGSELCAPMAGEIVRVVGDEVVLGLMPGRHGQELVVSGISVSASLASGGATVAAGTTLGQVNPVGSHRTRRGEAVGRVRAQLRSVPDLSAPDFVTPTRAPAWVSLTADPAALIGLAPADTTRGAASVGPTPDSTRAPVLDDPQNEVDRRARIFAAAQERYYEHPPQIERGWKQHLIATDGRCYLDMVNNVAGIGHAHPQLSRAVFEQMQLLNTNSRFLYRALADLSERLVELAPDPSLDTVLLVNSGSEAVDLALRLARIHTGRSTVVALREAYHGWTMASDAVTTSAYDNPYALANRPDWVVVADVPNTYRGAHRGADAGARYRDDFTAQLEALGERQADLAAFICEPVLGNAGGVMLPDGYLAGVYSDVRERGGLCIADEVQVGYGRLGTHFWGVEQQGVVPDIITIAKAMGNSYPIGAVLTRKDIAESLAREGNFFSSAGGSPVGSVAGLAVLNVMRDEGLQENARVVGAHLVSRVQNLMERHPLIGAVHGLGLYLGIELVRDRVSLEPADAETAAICERMRQRGVIVQPTSERQNVLKVKPPLCLTLASADFFVDQLDEVLSSGW, encoded by the coding sequence GTGTTTGATTTCTTTGAGGGCCGCGAGCTGGTGCGCCCGGCCGTCACAATGGCCGAGGCCCAGACCATTGCCACCGACCTGTTCGGCCTCGTCGGGCCGACGACGGTGACCGAACTGGGCAGCCAGCAGGACCGTAACTTTCGCATCGATCACACGGATGTCGATGGTGTCACGAGCTATCTGCTCAAGGTCGACAACGCGTTGTTCTCGGAACAAGAACTCTCCGCACAGGGGGCTGCGATGGAGCACCTGGCCGGCTCGGGACTGCGCATTCCGACCCCGATTGCCGGGGTCGACGGTCGCACCCGACAGTATTTTGCGTCGCCGACAGGCCCGCTGCCGGTGCGCATGTTCAGTTTCTTGCACGGCGGCTCGCTCGCGGAGGTGAAGCACTTCGACACGAGCGTGATCGGTGAGCTCGGAGAGATTTCGGCGACCGTCGCTCGGGCGCTTGCGACGTTTCCCGTCGACGGCCTGGACCGCACCCTGCAATGGGATCTGCGGAACGCGCACCGCGTCATCCGTCACCTGATCGGCAGCGTGCCGGATGCCGCCCGGAGCGCCACACTCAGCGGCATCGCGGCCGAGGCGGCCGAACGCGTGGCGCGGGTGGCCGGTGCGCTGCGGGTGCAGCCGATTCACGGAGATGTCACCGACGACAACGTGATTTGTGCCCGGCAGTCGAACGGGCGGCTGATGCCCGACGGTGTGATCGACTTCGGCGACCTCGGCCTGGGTTGGCTCGTGGCCGAACTCGCGGTGACGACGGCATCGGTGCTGCATCACGTTCCCGACGAGCCGTTTGCCGTGTTCGAGGTGGTACGCCGATTCAACGAGGTGCTGCCGCTGACCGACGAAGAGATCGCGGTGATCTGGCCGCTCGTGGTGCTGCGCGGCGCGGTGCTGGTCGTGAGTGGGGAGCACCAGACGAGCATCGAGGCCGGAAATTCATATGCCGAAGAACGCATGGGCCTGGAATGGGAGGTGTTCGCGGCGGCCAGCCGGATCGGTTGGGACGAGGCCGAGGCAATGATTCGGTGGGCGATCGGGCGTCCTACCGCTGAGCGCAGTGCCGCTGAGCCCGCTGCTGGCGCTTCGCTCATTCGCGGGTTGCGAGCGGAGGCCGTGGAAGTGCTCGATCTCGGCACCACGAGCCCAATGCTGAACGACGGTCGCTGGCTCGATGCCGACGTGGAATGGGCGCTGGCACTCGGAGCGCTGGATGCCCACGGGTCGCCGGACCCCGTCATCGTCGCGCCGTACGGCCAGTATCGGCTGACCCGCAGCACGCCAGATCTACAGACAGAGCCCGCAACCTTCAGCCTGATCGCCGAGCTCTTTCTGACGGCCGGTAGTGAGCTGTGCGCTCCGATGGCGGGTGAGATCGTGCGGGTCGTCGGCGACGAAGTCGTGCTGGGCCTGATGCCGGGTCGTCACGGCCAGGAACTCGTCGTGTCGGGGATTTCGGTTTCGGCGAGCCTTGCCTCGGGGGGCGCTACCGTCGCGGCGGGCACGACACTGGGCCAGGTGAACCCGGTCGGCTCCCACCGAACCCGGCGGGGCGAGGCCGTCGGTCGCGTGCGTGCTCAACTCCGCTCCGTGCCGGATCTTTCTGCTCCCGACTTTGTCACGCCGACCCGGGCACCGGCCTGGGTGAGCCTCACGGCGGATCCGGCCGCGCTGATCGGCCTGGCGCCCGCGGACACGACACGCGGCGCGGCATCCGTCGGCCCAACGCCGGATTCGACGCGGGCACCAGTTCTCGACGACCCGCAGAACGAAGTGGACAGGCGCGCCCGCATCTTCGCGGCCGCGCAGGAGCGCTACTACGAGCATCCGCCACAGATCGAGCGCGGCTGGAAGCAGCACCTGATCGCGACCGACGGCCGCTGCTACCTCGACATGGTCAACAATGTCGCGGGCATCGGGCACGCCCACCCGCAACTGTCGCGCGCGGTGTTCGAACAGATGCAGTTGCTCAACACCAACTCGCGTTTTCTGTATCGGGCACTGGCCGACCTGAGTGAGCGGCTGGTCGAGCTGGCTCCCGACCCGTCGCTCGATACCGTTTTGCTCGTGAACAGCGGCAGTGAGGCCGTCGATTTGGCGCTGCGGTTGGCGCGCATTCACACCGGACGCTCCACCGTCGTGGCACTGCGCGAGGCCTATCACGGCTGGACCATGGCCTCGGATGCCGTCACCACGTCCGCCTACGACAACCCGTACGCCCTGGCGAACCGGCCGGACTGGGTGGTCGTCGCCGACGTGCCGAACACCTATCGCGGTGCGCATCGGGGCGCGGATGCCGGTGCTCGCTACCGCGACGATTTCACCGCTCAGCTCGAGGCGCTGGGCGAACGGCAGGCCGATCTGGCCGCGTTCATCTGCGAGCCCGTGCTCGGAAACGCCGGCGGTGTGATGTTGCCCGACGGCTATCTGGCCGGGGTCTACTCCGATGTGCGGGAGCGCGGCGGGCTGTGCATCGCCGACGAGGTGCAGGTCGGCTACGGCCGGCTCGGCACGCATTTTTGGGGCGTCGAGCAGCAGGGCGTCGTGCCCGACATCATCACGATCGCCAAGGCGATGGGCAATTCGTACCCGATCGGGGCAGTGCTGACGCGGAAGGATATCGCCGAATCGCTCGCCCGGGAGGGCAACTTCTTCTCCTCGGCCGGCGGCAGCCCGGTCGGGTCTGTCGCGGGGCTGGCCGTGCTCAACGTCATGCGCGATGAGGGGCTGCAAGAGAACGCGCGGGTGGTGGGTGCGCATCTGGTGAGCAGGGTTCAGAACCTGATGGAGCGGCATCCGCTCATCGGAGCCGTGCACGGCCTCGGACTTTACCTGGGCATCGAACTCGTGCGTGATCGCGTGAGTCTCGAGCCGGCCGACGCCGAGACGGCGGCGATCTGCGAGCGGATGCGCCAGCGCGGCGTGATCGTGCAGCCCACGTCGGAGCGGCAGAACGTGCTCAAGGTGAAGCCGCCGCTGTGTCTGACGCTGGCCAGTGCCGACTTCTTTGTGGACCAGCTCGACGAGGTGCTGAGCAGCGGCTGGTAG
- a CDS encoding CGNR zinc finger domain-containing protein, with amino-acid sequence MLFTHDVEAALHSTAALVNTLPALSDSGRDELDSLEKLDSFYRRHGFTGAHSQTPEGLTAVRAIREPLHALWTTTDDERVAELINGILTATSALPQLVRHDATGWHLHATSAERQFADRILVEAAMAWVDVIRTGERERMRICAAADCEAVLVDVSRNRSKRYCDVSNCGNRANVAAYRARRKPEDLQIKTLSQPK; translated from the coding sequence GTGCTGTTCACTCATGACGTCGAAGCGGCACTGCACTCGACGGCCGCGTTGGTGAACACGTTGCCGGCGCTGTCTGACTCGGGCCGCGACGAACTGGACTCACTTGAGAAACTCGATTCGTTCTATCGACGACATGGCTTCACGGGTGCTCACTCGCAGACCCCCGAGGGCCTCACTGCCGTGCGCGCAATTCGGGAACCGCTGCACGCGCTCTGGACTACCACCGATGACGAACGCGTCGCCGAGCTGATCAACGGGATCCTCACCGCGACGAGCGCCCTGCCGCAGCTGGTGCGTCACGATGCGACCGGCTGGCACTTGCATGCAACGAGCGCCGAGCGGCAATTCGCCGACCGCATCCTGGTGGAAGCGGCAATGGCCTGGGTCGACGTGATTCGCACCGGGGAGCGCGAACGCATGCGCATCTGTGCCGCCGCCGACTGCGAGGCCGTGCTGGTCGACGTCTCTCGCAACCGGTCGAAACGCTATTGCGATGTGAGCAATTGCGGAAACCGGGCGAACGTTGCCGCGTATCGTGCGCGACGAAAGCCTGAAGATCTACAGATAAAGACGCTTTCTCAGCCGAAGTGA
- a CDS encoding LCP family protein codes for MTFDPSDAPGQPDQGTRRRKRPSAGRLVLRWGAVLVIVAVLVTGGYVFYNYQHFVSGITHIDAITHKNAPKTDADGSDQNILLVGDDHRPAGATDAQLAQLGTQQDGGGTNTDTMMVLHVPANGKKATLISFPRDSWVDIPGFGQDKLNAAFALGSENGGGDAGGAQLLIQTIQNVSGLTIDHFVRVSMLGFYNIVQALGPVQVCLNEAVNDPYSTVNLPAGVSTLNAQQALAFVRQRHGLPNGDLDREVRQQYFLSVEARQILSAGTLLNPMKLQNVLDAVSSSIETDPGLNLLDLALQMHGLSADNITTATIPTLGTPTITVDGQDVSIVEIDTAAMPDFIARVIGPSSAYTTAKAASVTDVTVTVLNGGETDGAATAGTARLAGLGFKTGVAGSADTTTTTTIEYPVGQESQAKALAAYVPGALVLASASVTGVTLVLGTDGLQIATPSSPAPGDTPSITSSSGETSTDSAPPAESPTPTSAPAPNDPAQSFAAGACIN; via the coding sequence GTGACTTTCGATCCTTCGGACGCGCCGGGGCAGCCCGATCAGGGCACGCGTCGACGCAAGCGCCCCTCTGCTGGGCGGCTTGTGCTGCGCTGGGGGGCCGTGTTGGTGATCGTCGCGGTGCTCGTGACCGGTGGCTATGTTTTCTACAATTACCAGCACTTTGTCTCGGGAATCACCCACATTGACGCCATCACGCATAAGAATGCGCCGAAGACGGATGCCGATGGCTCCGACCAGAACATTCTGCTCGTGGGTGACGATCACCGGCCCGCCGGCGCCACCGATGCGCAGCTGGCGCAGCTGGGAACCCAGCAAGACGGCGGCGGCACAAACACCGACACCATGATGGTGCTGCACGTGCCGGCCAACGGCAAGAAGGCCACCCTGATTTCTTTCCCGCGTGACTCCTGGGTCGACATCCCAGGATTTGGCCAGGACAAACTGAACGCGGCGTTCGCGCTCGGCAGCGAGAACGGTGGCGGTGACGCCGGCGGAGCCCAACTGCTGATCCAGACGATCCAGAACGTCTCGGGGCTGACCATCGACCACTTCGTGCGGGTTTCGATGCTCGGCTTCTACAACATTGTGCAGGCACTCGGTCCGGTACAGGTCTGTCTTAATGAGGCCGTTAATGACCCGTATTCGACGGTGAACCTGCCCGCCGGTGTGTCGACACTGAATGCGCAGCAGGCCCTGGCCTTCGTGCGCCAACGGCACGGCCTGCCGAACGGCGACCTCGACCGTGAGGTGCGCCAGCAGTATTTTCTGTCGGTGGAAGCCCGCCAGATTCTCTCGGCTGGAACGCTCCTGAACCCGATGAAGCTGCAAAACGTGCTTGACGCGGTGAGTTCGTCGATTGAGACCGATCCTGGACTCAACCTGCTCGACCTCGCTCTGCAGATGCATGGGCTGAGCGCCGATAACATCACGACGGCCACGATCCCGACGTTGGGAACCCCCACCATTACCGTCGACGGACAGGATGTATCGATTGTCGAGATCGACACGGCGGCAATGCCTGACTTCATCGCTCGCGTGATCGGCCCGTCGTCGGCGTACACGACGGCGAAAGCGGCATCCGTGACGGATGTGACCGTGACCGTGCTGAACGGCGGCGAGACGGATGGCGCAGCCACCGCTGGCACGGCAAGGCTGGCCGGGCTCGGCTTTAAGACGGGCGTGGCCGGGTCGGCTGACACCACGACCACAACGACGATCGAATACCCGGTCGGGCAGGAATCTCAGGCGAAGGCGCTGGCCGCGTACGTGCCCGGCGCTCTGGTGCTGGCGTCGGCGTCGGTGACGGGCGTCACGTTGGTGCTCGGCACCGACGGCCTCCAGATCGCCACCCCGAGCAGTCCGGCCCCCGGCGATACTCCATCAATCACGAGCTCATCAGGGGAAACCTCGACTGATTCGGCGCCGCCGGCCGAGTCTCCAACACCGACATCCGCCCCAGCGCCCAACGACCCGGCTCAGAGTTTTGCGGCGGGTGCCTGCATCAACTGA
- a CDS encoding DUF2804 domain-containing protein: protein MHTVAEHEIIAPVDLCLPGGKLNRDAIGWTSYPWHNTDRIGRGWYGWGRNKRWEYWGFITPTHLIGITVSSIDYASVNAVWVLDRSTLTGIDETSVTPFSGAVTLPGTLRGGPATARTKTLDIDIDEVDGGTSIQAKTDRVTINLVTERDAEHQALGVVVPWTYRLFQYTVKDVALRVRGTITVDGQEFEVPRAESWAVLDHGRGRWPYRMTWNWGAGCGVVDGRVVGLQIGGKWTDGSGSTENSIVINGTLHKISAELDWQYDQSNYMAPWRMTGDGVDVTFTPYYERVAQTNAFVVSSNTHQCFGHYSGSVTLTDGTVLSVDGLEGWAEHVQNRW from the coding sequence ATGCACACGGTGGCCGAACACGAGATCATTGCGCCTGTCGACCTCTGCCTTCCTGGCGGAAAGCTCAATCGCGACGCAATCGGCTGGACCAGCTACCCCTGGCACAACACCGACCGCATCGGGCGCGGCTGGTATGGCTGGGGGCGCAACAAGCGCTGGGAATATTGGGGCTTTATCACCCCGACCCACCTGATCGGCATCACTGTCTCGTCGATCGACTATGCATCGGTCAACGCCGTCTGGGTGCTCGACCGCTCGACCCTGACTGGAATCGACGAAACGTCGGTCACCCCGTTCTCCGGTGCTGTCACCCTGCCCGGCACTCTGCGCGGCGGCCCCGCGACGGCACGCACGAAGACCCTGGATATTGACATCGACGAAGTCGACGGGGGCACCAGCATTCAGGCCAAGACCGATCGGGTCACCATCAACCTCGTGACCGAGCGCGACGCCGAACACCAGGCTCTCGGGGTCGTCGTACCGTGGACCTATCGTCTATTCCAGTACACCGTGAAGGATGTCGCGTTGCGCGTTCGCGGCACGATCACCGTTGACGGCCAGGAATTTGAGGTTCCGCGCGCCGAGTCCTGGGCGGTTCTCGATCACGGCCGCGGCCGTTGGCCCTACCGCATGACCTGGAATTGGGGTGCCGGCTGCGGCGTCGTCGACGGCCGGGTGGTCGGCTTACAGATCGGCGGCAAGTGGACCGATGGCTCCGGCTCGACGGAGAACTCAATCGTCATCAACGGCACGCTGCATAAGATCAGCGCCGAGCTCGACTGGCAGTACGACCAGTCGAACTACATGGCGCCGTGGCGCATGACCGGCGACGGCGTCGACGTCACGTTCACTCCGTATTATGAGCGGGTTGCCCAGACCAACGCGTTCGTCGTTAGCTCGAACACTCATCAGTGTTTCGGGCACTATTCCGGCAGCGTGACGCTCACCGACGGCACCGTGCTCAGTGTCGACGGCCTCGAGGGCTGGGCCGAACACGTCCAGAACCGCTGGTAG
- a CDS encoding pyridoxal phosphate-dependent decarboxylase family protein yields the protein MSTHANDYDAALTRARTHALEWLDSVPIRPVGPRLSADDLLAGFAAPLPEQPTDPVTVIDELAALAEPGLMAMQSGRFFGWVVGGTLPAALGADWLVSAWDQNAGMRLATPATAAAEEAAAGWLLDLLGLPPGSDVGFTTGATMANFVGLAAARHEQLARVGWDLAQNGLCGAPRIRVYVGAERHDVIDLTLRYLGLGAPIVVDVDAQGRILPDTLAAAMDATGTAGSPAIVCLQAGNLHSGAFDPMRAAIEVAHGRGAWAHVDGAFGLWAAVSPRFRQQLDGLATADSWATDGHKTLNVPYDCGMAIVARPASVRGTFGVHTSYLPTDDAGPGDPFERVPELSRRARGVPVWAALRSLGRAGAIDLVERLATHARTLAEGFDRIPGAEVLNEVDFTQVCVSFGDDARTQQVTARVLADGVTWMSGSRWHDRAVLRVSVSNWATDADDLAQSLASVERAAAL from the coding sequence ATGTCAACTCATGCGAATGACTACGACGCGGCACTGACTCGGGCCCGCACCCACGCGCTAGAGTGGCTCGACTCGGTGCCCATCCGCCCGGTGGGGCCTCGACTGAGTGCCGACGATCTGCTCGCCGGATTTGCGGCACCGTTGCCCGAGCAACCGACTGACCCGGTTACGGTCATTGACGAGCTCGCCGCACTGGCCGAGCCCGGCCTGATGGCCATGCAATCCGGCCGCTTCTTTGGCTGGGTGGTTGGGGGCACACTGCCCGCTGCATTGGGTGCCGACTGGCTGGTCAGCGCGTGGGATCAGAACGCCGGAATGCGTCTGGCGACCCCCGCTACCGCCGCCGCCGAGGAAGCCGCGGCCGGCTGGCTGCTTGACCTTCTCGGCCTGCCGCCCGGCTCCGATGTCGGTTTCACGACCGGGGCGACCATGGCAAACTTCGTCGGTTTGGCCGCGGCCCGGCATGAGCAGCTGGCCCGCGTCGGCTGGGATCTGGCGCAGAACGGGCTGTGTGGGGCCCCGCGCATCCGGGTGTATGTCGGGGCCGAACGGCACGACGTGATCGATCTGACCCTGCGCTATCTCGGCCTCGGCGCCCCGATCGTCGTTGATGTCGATGCGCAGGGGCGCATTTTGCCCGATACTTTGGCGGCCGCAATGGATGCCACTGGCACCGCGGGCTCCCCGGCCATCGTGTGCCTGCAGGCCGGCAACCTGCACTCGGGCGCATTCGACCCGATGCGCGCCGCGATCGAGGTCGCGCACGGCCGTGGAGCCTGGGCGCACGTTGACGGTGCATTCGGGTTGTGGGCGGCGGTGAGCCCACGCTTTCGGCAGCAGCTCGATGGCCTCGCCACCGCGGATTCCTGGGCGACCGACGGGCACAAAACACTCAACGTGCCCTACGACTGCGGTATGGCGATCGTGGCCCGGCCCGCGAGCGTGCGCGGCACTTTCGGCGTGCACACCAGCTATCTTCCGACGGATGACGCGGGGCCCGGTGACCCGTTCGAGCGGGTGCCCGAGCTCTCGCGGCGTGCCCGCGGCGTGCCGGTATGGGCGGCCCTGCGTAGTCTCGGTCGCGCGGGTGCCATCGATCTGGTCGAGCGGTTGGCGACTCACGCGCGCACCCTTGCCGAGGGGTTTGACCGCATTCCCGGAGCCGAGGTGCTGAATGAGGTTGATTTCACTCAGGTCTGTGTGAGTTTCGGCGATGATGCGCGCACTCAGCAGGTGACGGCCCGGGTGCTGGCCGACGGCGTCACCTGGATGTCAGGCTCGCGCTGGCATGACCGGGCCGTGCTGCGGGTGTCGGTGAGTAATTGGGCGACGGATGCTGACGATCTGGCACAGTCGCTCGCGTCCGTCGAGCGCGCAGCGGCGCTCTAA